acattttcaaaatgttagGCTGTCCTCCATGCGAGCACTTGATTTGAACTCgttagattttttaaaaatatttcttaaataAATGGTCATTCCTTGGATGCTAATCAGTTTTTCTAACATTAAGTATAAGCATAATCCCAAGTGGCAAGATATGAGCAAggaaaaatggtcaaaagtacttcagaaataaattatatataatgtGACGAATAAGAGAAAGTATACGCTCTGATCGGGACTATTCAAAGTAACGAAAAGTAGTTTAAGAACTACTGGAATGTGGAAGGTCAAATGTTATTCTATTTCGTTAGAATCAATGTCAttctatattttcaaacatcattaAATTTAGgcctaaaaatgtatttataacaaaatatttcattaaaagcgTCATGTTAATTTTATCATTTGGCCTATCATGTTTCAAGCTGTTCTTATACCCAAAAGGAGCAAGTTCCATTAGGCATTCATGCATGGAATGTTTTTCTGCTTATATTCACGAACATATGAATATCGACATGAATTATTCGTAAACTTTTGGAAAGAACGAGGCCATCATTGTTGTAGGTGTCCTTAATCACCCAACGTCTGCAGTCCTCTCCGAAACGGAAGCAGCGTTTGAGAGAATACCCTTCAAGGCTGCCGACCTCGGACCTGAAATCGACGGGGTTTCCTTCAAACCATATTGCTTGCCGGCCTTTGCGAGTCCTTTATCTTCTTGTATGGCCGACAATTTGTCCACCTTACCCAGGTTACTCTTGAACCTCACCATCCTATGCGTGATATAAAAGTAATTTACTTTCATTAACACAAATACACATATCATTGATATAGCACATAAAAAGAATGGGACCTAATATGCTcccctgtggaactccacactTTATAGGCATAGAATATGAAAGTACATTTTGCATGGATACCACTTGACGGCGATTGGTCAAGTAAGACCTAAACCAATTCAAGCATGCTGAATTCAAACCCATcacttctaatttctttaagAGTATTTCATGATTAACCGTATCGAATGCTTTTTGTAAGTCAAGAAGAACCATGCCAACATAACGGCCTTCGGAAATTTCATTCCTAACAAAATCCAACAAGTGAATTAAACATGTTTCAGTAGAATAACCATTCCTAAAACCAGACtgaaattcataaatgattttgtattctttaaagTATTTCTCAATTTGAGAATACACGCATTTCTCCAAAATTTTCGACACTGTGCTTAACACACTAATAGGTCTATAATTGCCAACGTgagttttgtcttttttttgtgtgtagtgGTGTGACTTTAgcgattttcatttcatcagggAAGGTACAAGTTGAAATAGATAGGTTAATAATGTAAGTTAAAGGTATAAAGACGTTTTTTGCACCATCCTTTAAAAATCTAGCAGAACGTATTGTTCACAATGATTACAATGAAATGGTCAATAaaacatttcaagaaaaaaCAGCTCAGTGGAAGGAGCATATACACGATTTATGGTTATTTTTTAtacatcaaatacatgtaccatactagtaaagaaaaattatgacgatgataatcatcatcactatcaacatcattattCACAACAACAGCAATATATATCGTCATCATGGTGATGAAATAGTAACAGCAAAATCGAAAGAATAGCTTTGGTTCGGCGGTATTGAAATTATCTTTGATTGTCCCGAATTCACCATCTTTAGGTCACAATAAATGGCAACCAATATCACACTCGAATGCGGGTGGGTGGGAGGTGCGCCACTGAAGGGGCGATTAGTGGTAGTTTCTGaataagtttgaaaataatctaaagaggaaaaaagattgaaagaaggaagagtCTATTGCAACGCGGAAAAAAATGGCTGGGTCATAGAAttatttatttcccttattcattaaaaaaataacgtcatctttctttcttcttataCCGCCCCCATCAAAATAAGCTGCTGCCGCCCCCTTTCAAATGACATTAATGGACATTTTATTATAAGGAACATAACTAATATTTCCCAAAATGAACAGGAAGTGCCTCTGTGATTTaatttttcggggggggggtgggtgcaAATATTGCGATAATTCAGTTTGAACCAATCCTTTATCCAATAATTATCGAACATagttaagaaaaatatgaatagatgaataaataaataaagaaattaatcaaCATATGAACATTTTCGAAGtccataattttatttcttcattgcTTACTACaggaatttatatatttatcacCGTATATATTATAGTACACTACAGGAGTAATAACAATTctaataacagaaaaaaaataacgtataaaataaaaattgaaaggggaagttcaccctgacaaaaaattatttcaaaagtagcagaaaaagtaatataaaaatatagccgaaggtttgagaaaaatacatcaaagaattaaaaagttattagaattttaattatttgatttgtgacgtcatgtgcgAGCAGCATttctacatagcgaatggtaaaaaataaatgaaatgtcgttttctcagaaaattgaaaatggtttttactgtactttttgtatatcaataggcaaatcatttcacacccgatcgtgaatagaaaacaaaaataagaaatcaggaaccattaaaaaaatgaaattcatgccttttatattatattaacaTATTGTGtgactttcttaatctttaaaggattttcctcaaaccttcaccaatatttttttattatttttctgctatttttacaacaaacgtttcttcaggatgaacttcccctttaagttgaATCTGATGAATCAAACTTTTCAGATCATCGTGCGTGTATGCTCGACATAGAGATTTGTCACACCTCGACGTTTGGTAAGCCGTTTTATCATTGAATCCTATATTTCTTGATAAgttgatatacatatataaaaaaatcatagctAGAAATCGAATTCTTACATTCTTGATAAGAAAAAACGACTTGCCACATGGCGGCATACACCAACTAAATCGTTCCGTGATCTTTTAACATTTCTTAAGGCTTTTAAAAGACGAATATAAGTTAAGATTTCATTAGCCAGAAATTAAATAGCATAGGGGTTGACTTGTGCTTTATACTTCACAGAACCGATAACGGTATCAACTCAATTTTACGAAGCAAATTCGACCCGGATATCTTCATAATAAAACTGTACATACTTTCAAATTTCAACAAATTCTAATCCTATTTTCAAATTCACTTCATTCATCcattaaaaagaacaagaaaacaTGAATGCAATATGAATAATACAAAGAAAACGATAAATACATGATAAGTCAATATAATGACAAAAGGAAAGGGTTAAACCAATTAGGGGACCGGCAAAGGCCAAATATCTATCGATGCGGTAATTAAACAATCACAGCAAAAACATAGGCTCCAATTTATTTAGAAGTTGATGGAGATTTGGCAAGAGgtgatttatttatgtttaagaAACGATAATACCTTCTGTATCTCTTAACATAAAAGGGAGATAAAGacatagatattttttttttctcttttttttgaaGACGGAAACCCCTAAACGAAGATCAAATAGTTTAGTTAAAAACAGCCTTTCTTTGATATTCTATTGAACGATTTGTTTTTATCATATATTTTCCAGCCCAAAGGACTGGGAACGCCTCTCGTCGTGTTCACCGGGTCCGCTCTTCACGTTCAGGCACATCGACGGTGACGACCTCCGTTACGAGGAAGAGCCCTTACTTTATGAGGAGCAGTGTCTTACAACCGTCATCGAATTCGAGTAATTCATCTACCACCTCCTCCACGCAGTGGACTCCGCCTCGATCACCGTACAACCTGGTGCAAGAAAGCTTGTTCCATGATCCATGGAAACATCTCGTCGCTACCATCTTCCTCAACAGAACCAAGGGTGAGGAATCTTCCTGATGTAACacaaagattttgaaaattaaagctTAAAAAGTGTCACCCCCACCTAGAGATATATTGTTTTTCCATGTTGACTTTGAAAACCTGATCTTATATCGATATATTTTACGAAGTCGACTTATTTAGTTACATGTCGACATACGcgacataattttcataaatcgaATTAGCAAGATAACGTACCTCACATTGATGACTTTAAACTTATTTATAATTCCACGGCTTAACAATTAAGATAACCTTTTATTTCTCTCCATGACgaacctgtttttttttcatttcgacATACTTTTTTAAAGATTCAATTTGGCAAGATATTTTCTCTCGTCATGTCGACAAGAGTCAATTTGGAAAGATATTTTCTCTCGTCGTGTCGACGTAATAATATTTGAATCCGTCTCGTGTAATGTTGCTTTCACATAGCTACAGGGGCGGCACATCACAGGCAAGGGAACGAAGAGAGAATCCCATGCACTGTGATCTTTCTcaaatttttcaagaaaaacaaaatctggTACCGCCCCTTAATGCTGTCAGAAACAGCCTACTGAGCGTGGTTTTCACTGCAGCGGTAGTCTGATAAAATCCATCAATCAATACTCTGATAAAGGCCAAAACAAACTCTGATTTTCAAACAGAAGAGGAAGCAATCTGTTATCATGTCTTGTCATGCATGTGTCTTGTaatcggttacacttcgtaattctgaaggttcgtaattccgaaggttctttattccgaaggttcgtaattccgaaacacgtaaattgcctatacctcgatcttcgttaatccgaaaacgtaaaagggttcgttaatccgaacatttgtggcgttattccgaaggctcgttattccgaaggttcgataatccgaaaacgaaatatggttcgatgttccgaaggttcgttaatccaaaaacgaaataaggttcgttgttccgaaggttcgttagtccgaaaacgaaataaggtcacttaatcatttagttttcggactaacgaaccttcggaattacgaacctcatttctttttcggattaacgaaccttcggaattacgaacctcatttcgttttcggactaacaaaatttcggaattacgaaccttcggaatatccgaaccttcggaataacgaagcttcggaattacgaatgtatatGCGCTTATGGTTTACCGCCTCCcaacttttttaaagaaataatttgtttcatttttattgatgcGGGCTGgagtaatataaagtaaaattatattcattttcgattttttaaaacttaattgAAGGATCGAAAGCCATCCCTGTTCTCTGGCGGTTCTTTGAAAAATGGGACACAGCGGAAAAGACTCGATCAGCTGACTGGCAACTGATCGCTGATCTGATTCAACCACTGGGCCTTCATGAAAAACGCGCCAAGATGCTCATTCGATTCTCTGGTaattattaacatgattaaaggtcaagGGGAGAGAGGGGTGAaaggggggcggggggggggggggcttttatAGATTACACTTATTTTAAATTCTGAAATAACGAGAAATGTATATAGTTGTACAAAATAATGGATGAAATGAGGGTTCGGTTAACATGCCGTTTAATCAATACACAACATTTACTTTATATCTGTACgatatttatgaatattttatataggcctactggtcGGATGCTTCATTTAcgatcattgttttttttttaacgtcaATATATCTTAATCAAAGATGAACcttcaatatacgaaaacttaTGTTTCATGGTAATTATAGCAAAATGTTATGAAACTTCATAACTTCATTTTACATGATTTGATTTGCCTGTATCCTATTTTTCTTCATGTTAAATCCATCTATTGTAAAgtgaaataaagtttttgaaTAATTCTTCTCTCATGTAGATGCATATTTGACTAAAAGTTGGACGTACCCCATTGAGTTACCCGGCATTGGAAAATATGGCAACGATTCCTATAGAATCTTCTGTGTCAATGAATGGAAAGAGGTaagaatttctttttaaaaataattctatcaataatttatttcactATTACAAAAATGTTCCCCCGGCGAATCCGGGATCCATCAAAGAGGTGGGGCCACTTTTTCCCCAAAATATGGCtaccctccccccaaaaaaagttataCTAATGGAAAccattttcagtaaaaatcattGGTAGGGTGGAGACCCGCCCCGcccctggatccgcacctgTTCCCTTGACTCTCAAGTTCCATCCAATATTCTGTCCTGTCCCTCCCTTCCCCTATTTATCTTGTCACTCTCTCTcgttattatgtttttttcagTCTGTCTTTCAATTCCCCACCCACCTTCGTCCTTTTCGAtattaaattatatttctttggGCGTGATCACATTATTGTTTATTGCTCAttatgatattttcatatttgtcCATGCATGCATGGTTTCattcttttcaaatttcacATTGTTCTTTTTAGTATTTTCATCGGGTATTTTTATTGGTTACTAAAAAAGATTCGGATGCTTGTACATCCATCTTTAGGATGATCATTTAAAAATGGATGAAATAGTGAGTTGAGTCAAGCTCTTTTTTACGATACAGATATTCTGACTCGTGTACAATTAGCTCGGGAAATGTTGAAACCATTGTTTGCTTATCTTGAATGCTCCTTTAAAAATATGCACTTTAAAGAGAAGTTGAGTTAGTTGGTATATCCGGATGAAattcctctttcatttttattatttttttttaaacaaaatattatatatctAAAAAGCCCCCTCTTggttttaatcatttaaaaatttagaaatattagCATGGGATGGAGAAAAAAACATGCATATATGCATGAATAAACGTTTTGATATTTCTCGATAAATAGAGACATAATCAACTTACCCACTTCTAATATGATATCATGGTACGTATcacattttcaatattattcatGGAAAAATCTCCAactcatatttaaaaaaagtgaaaatcatttcaactttattcattttgcctctGTTTGTATTTTATAGGTCAAACCCCAGGATCATATGCTTAACAAATACCACGACTGGCTTTGGGAGAATCATGAAAGACTGGGAATATGATTAATGCCAACTTTTTAGTACCCGTTCATAATGTCGTTGATgcatgatattttcattattaaccTTTTTATGCATTACCTGTTAACTGaaataatattacaatattttataatgatgCGTATTGAATTACACTGCGAAACCTTTAACCTCACTTATGATATTTGCCCGTACATTTTATCCATCTCTAAATAAATCTTGATAGTGTATCTACACAGTCctggtgaaaaaaatatgaagattcaATTTACTAGAATTTAAGGCCCCatttcattaaaggtcaagtgtacctcagaaattttttgatttgaatcaatagagaaaaatcagacaagtataatgctgaaaatttcatcaatattggatgtaaaataagaaagttatgacactttaaagttttgcttatttttcacaaaatagttacatgcacAATTTAGTACATGCAACTGACAGAATCgacgatgtccctcactcattatttcctttgttatttattgttcgaattatacataatttcattttttacagatatgacaataaggaccaacttgactgaaccataaaatgttaaacaatggtaattccacatgttcagggagaaatgaaactttgtttcacaggacaatggggagaaaatcagcatatttcatgtaatacaattaatacaaaagaaatagtgaccgggatgtgcacataactgtttgtgtgaaattaagcgaaattttaaaatgtcataactttcttattttacatccgactttgatgaaattttcagcgttatgcttgttggatttttctctttttgttcaaatcaacttgttgttggggtggacttgtcctttaaagttaCTCTAATTGTAGCTTTTATCCAGTGATATAGCTTTCAAATGAAGCCTTGGTTTTCATCGACCGTTAAATATTTTTACCACTGTAGTTAGTAGTGACTATGCAGTtaccataatatatatattttttgctacGGGGCCATCATCTTTCCCTTCCCTTTATTAAaagtcaagttcaccccagaaaaaaaagttatttgaatcaacagagaaaaatcaaagaagcataatactgaaaatttcatcaaaatcggatgtaaaataagaaagttatgacatttcaaagtttagctcatttttcacaaaacagttatatatgccCAActcattgatatgcaaatgagagaatcgatgatgtcccttactactagtatttcttttgttttttattgtttgaattatacaataattcaatttttactcatttgacaacaaggacccTCTTGTTTGTACCACAGAATGTTAAAagtggtaattccacatgttcagggaggaataaacgtttgtttcacatgaccaggagaaaattcgaataattcatatttcatgttaGTGAAATacgagtggatgatgtcatcagtctcctcatttgcatactgaccagggtgtgaatataattgttttgtgaaattaagcgaaactttaaaatgtcataactttcttattttccaaccgattttgatgaaactttcagtgttatgcttctttgatttttctctttttattcaatccaactttttgttggggtggacttgtccttgaaGTAATTAATGCAATTTATAATTGGCCGATGCtattatatattcttttaatgtaaacattttCGTAATTGTACTTTcaggtattattttgaaaataaaactaaattGTGGATGGAATAATCGAGGCTGAAAAGTATGGAAGTATAATCGTCGTATCGTTGGATGCGATTCTACAAAATGGTTTGATTTATAGTCTGTCTTCTTGTAGATAGGCGTAGATTTTGTTTGTCTTTCAGAGTGCAGGCTATAAGAATTTGAAATCAGGACACAATTAAAATCttcaaaagaaagaataaattttattcatattgtacTTTAAAATAACTCATATACATTGATCAAAATATACTATTTTAAATGTATCGTGCATGCAAtatttcttatatatatatatatatatatatatatatatatatatgtacatgtatatctgtatACATGGTGTAATTCGGTATTAATAATCGTATATCATACCattcaggtgcggatccagggggggggcacgtccccccccccctttgagaagcaaaattaaaaatttgtaaagtaaaaattaagtgaagaccttttttctgcccccttttggaaaatcctggatccgcccctgataccATTGCGTAGGAATTATTTCTacttgataaaataatttgtaaagAGGTTTAATACACTGTAACGTATAAATTTCATTCCTGTTAATATCCATATTATGCTTCATGGCGTAGATTTCACTGATGGCTTAAGTCTATATTTAGacttatatgaaatacatttaCTTCATGAATACGTTTTTTTAACTTCATTTCCAATGAATTGCTGAAAAAATGTACAGTTTGAGATACATTTATATCAAAGATTTGTAGATCATGTCATTTTAACGTGTAGATGGTCAATAATAAAGTATTTTTGTAGATCATAATTATAGAAAATCTGTGCTTTTTTGCGTagttggtaaaaaaatatatactgaaATTACTCACAGCAGTCCTGTATCTATATGATTCTGAGGTCAACACTTTTtatcagagaaaatatttcCTTTAATAGTATGATATTACCAACTCGGTTTTCATATAGCTTTAGAACAAAGTTGGAACTGACCTCGTAATTAATAAACCGAAAAGTGaccacattttcaaaatgttagGCTGTCCTCCATGCGAGCACTTAATTTTAACTCGTTAGATTCAACCTTtgcatatatttaaaaaaaaatagtcattcCTTGGCTGCTAATCAGTTTTTCTAATATTAAGTATAAGCATAATCCCAAGTGGCAAGATATGAGCAAggaaaaatggtcaaaagtacttcagaaataaatatatataatgtgacGAATAAGAGAAAGTACACGCTCTGATCGGGACTATTCAAAGTAAAGAAAAGTAGTTTAAGAACTACTGGAATGTGGAAGGTCAAATGTTAttctatattttcaaacattatcattaaatttaggcataaaaat
This genomic interval from Lytechinus pictus isolate F3 Inbred chromosome 3, Lp3.0, whole genome shotgun sequence contains the following:
- the LOC135153721 gene encoding methyl-CpG-binding domain protein 4-like, with amino-acid sequence MLDIEICHTSTFAQRTGNASRRVHRVRSSRSGTSTVTTSVTRKSPYFMRSSVLQPSSNSSNSSTTSSTQWTPPRSPYNLVQESLFHDPWKHLVATIFLNRTKGSKAIPVLWRFFEKWDTAEKTRSADWQLIADLIQPLGLHEKRAKMLIRFSDAYLTKSWTYPIELPGIGKYGNDSYRIFCVNEWKEVKPQDHMLNKYHDWLWENHERLGI